In Sphingobacteriales bacterium, the following proteins share a genomic window:
- a CDS encoding ABC transporter substrate-binding protein gives MIKTVNILIGLSCLLLMFSCRKTADRQDNIIAQAIEVSDFRGKTISLNKPAERIVCLIESALSGLYMLGAENQVIGISTNVYTDKIFEQYSL, from the coding sequence ATGATCAAAACCGTAAATATTCTCATAGGGCTATCCTGCTTGTTATTGATGTTTTCCTGCAGGAAAACAGCAGACAGGCAGGATAATATTATAGCCCAAGCCATTGAGGTAAGCGATTTCAGAGGAAAAACCATCAGTTTGAATAAACCGGCTGAACGGATTGTCTGCCTGATTGAGAGTGCCCTCTCCGGCCTTTATATGCTTGGAGCTGAAAATCAGGTGATTGGAATTTCAACAAATGTTTACACCGATAAAATATTTGAACAATACTCGCTGAT